The nucleotide window GGCGGCCGCGATCGAGCGGGCGTTCGCGCTGGAAGCGGGCGGGCGGCCGGTGTTCTCGGCGGTGCAGTCGACGTGGAACGTCCTGGAGCCGTCCGCGGGCCCGGCGCTGGCCACGGCGCACGCGGCCGGTAAGCGGGTGCTGGTCAAGGAAACCCTGGCCAACGGCAGGCTGGCGGTCGAGGCGCCGGCCATCGTGCGCGAGATCGCGGCCGCGCACGGGACCGGGCCGGACGCGGTCGCGGTGGCCGCGGTGCTGGCCAACGACTGGGTGGACCGGGCGGTCATCGGCCCGGCGAGCCCGGCGCAGCTGGCGGCGAACCTGCGGGGTGCCACGCTTTCGCTGAGCACGGAGGAGGAGGCCGCACTCGCGGGCCTGGCGGAGAATCCGGAGCAGTACTGGCGACACCGGTCCTCGTTGCGGTGGGACTGAGGCGCTGCACTACTCTGCGCAGGCACAAGCGGACGTTGGGAGGCCGGAACTCGTGCGTCATCGGCAGGCGATCGCGGTGGCCGCGGTCGCGTTGGTCGGCCTCACCGGCTGCGACGGGCCCGACCCGAACAACCTCGAGACGTACTACGACGATCCGGTGACCACGTCGGCGCCGGTCCCGGCGCCCACGCAGGTGCGGGTGAGCCAGGCCCAGGCCGCGCCGGTGAAACCGCCGGTTCCCGAGCTCGGGCCGCTCGCGGAGCGGGCGCTGCTGACCGACGCCGATGTCGCGGAGGAAGGCGTCGAGCGGGTTTCCGGCGAGGCTTCGGGGTGCCTGGCGGACGGGCCGTCGGCGGGCAGCCGGACGGCGACCTGGCGCTACCCCGGCGCGTCGCTGCTGAGTCACCGTGTCCTCGCGTTCCCGGACTCCTCGGCCGCCCAGGCCGTCGCGGAGAACGAGTGCCCGGGCAAGACCGTGAGCTTGCCCGTCCAGCCCGGCGTCGAACGGCAGCAGGCCTGGCGCGACGGCAAGACCTGCACCGTGCTGCTGGCGAAGGGAAGCCTGGTGTCCGAGCTGACGGTCTCGGCGAGCACGGAGGCCCGGGCGGTGGAGGCGGCGAAGCGCCTGCTGCCCGCGATGACGGCGAAGCTGACCGCTCAGCCGTAGCGGCGGAACCATTCCCGGACGCCTTCGCGGCCGTCGGGGATGAAGGGCAGCTGCGGGGCCGGGTCGTCGACCCACGCGCGCAGCTCGTCGAGGGGGATCCAGCGGCCTTCGACGACTTCTTCGGCCTGGTGGGTGATCGGGCCGTCCCAGCGGACCTCGAAGGCGAAGTTGTGGCAGCGGTTGCGGCCGTCGTCGTAGACCTTGGTGAACAGGGGCACGGGTTCCACGCCTTGGACGCCGAGTTCTTCGGCGAGTTCGCGGCGGGCGCACTCGGCCGGCGTCTCGCCCGCGGCCACCATGCCGCCGGCCCAGCAGTCCCAGGTGGAGGGGAACACGTCCTTCCCGGGGGTGCGGAGGTGCACGTAGACCGCGGTTCCGTCACCCGAACGGACCAGGACGACGCCGGCGGCGTGCCACAGCGCGCCGGCGCGGACCCGCGCGCGGGTCGTGCTGCCGACGACGGCGCCGGCCTGGTCATAGAGGGCAACGAGTTCGTCACTGCCTGGCATGGGTGCATCGTTCCACTAGGGCGACCCCGTAGGGTGGGGACATGCGGCGGATCATGGGAACCGAAGTCGAGTACGGCATCTCCGTGCCGGGCGACGCGACGGCGAACCCGGTACTCACCTCGACCCAGGTCGTGCTGGCCTACGCGGCGGCGGCGGACATCCCGCGCGCCCGGCGGGCGCGGTGGGACTACGAGGTGGAGAGCCCGCTGCGGGACGCGCGCGGGTTCGACCTGACCGGCCCGGGCGGGCCGGGGCACGACCCCGACGTCGAGGACCTGGGCGCGGCGAACGTCATCCTGACCAACGGGGCGCGGCTGTACGTCGACCACGCGCACCCGGAGTACTCGGCGCCCGAGGTGACGAACGCGCGCGACGCGGTCATCTGGGACAAGGCGGGCGAGCGGGTGATGGAGGAGGCGGCGATGAAGGCCGCGTCCGTGCCGGGCCAGCCGCAGCTGCAGCTGTACAAGAACAACGTCGACGGCAAGGGCGCGAGCTACGGCACGCACGAGAACTACCTGATGGCGCGGTCGACGCCGTTCACCGCGGTGATCGCCGGGCTGACGCCGTTCTTCGTGTCGCGGCAGGTCGTCACCGGCTCGGGCCGGGTCGGGATCGGCCAGCAGAGTGAAGAGGCCGGGTTCCAGCTCTCCCAGCGTGCGGACTACATCGAGGTCGAGGTCGGCCTGGAGACCACGCTCAAGCGCGGGATCATCAACACCCGCGACGAGCCGCACGCGGACGCGGACAAGTACCGCAGGCTGCACGTCATCATCGGCGACGCGAACATGTCGGAGTACTCGACGTACCTGAAGGTCGGGACGACGGCGCTGGTGCTCGACCTGATCGAGTCGGGCATCCGGTTCGACGACCTGAAGCTGGACGAACCGGTCAAGGCGGTGCACCAGATCAGCCACGACCCGACGCTGAAGAAGCAGGTCGCGCTGGCCAACGGCAAGAAGTACACCGGGCTGGACCTGCAGTTCGCCTACCACGAGATCGCTTCGCAGAACCTCGAGCGCACGGGCGCGGACGAGGCGTCGAAGGAGGTCCTGCGGGTCTGGGGCGAGGTGCTGGACGCGCTGGCGCGCGACCCGCAGGAGTGCGCCGACCGGCTGGACTGGCCGGCGAAGCTGCGGCTGCTGGAGGGCTACCGGCAGCGGGACAACCTGGCCTGGGGCGCGCCCCGGCTGCGGCTGGTCGACCTGCAGTATTCCGACGTCCGGCTGGCGAAGGGCCTGTACAACCGGCTGGTGACGCGCGGGTCGATGAAGCGGCTGGTGACCGAGGAAGAGGTGCAGGCCGCGGTGACGACGCCGCCGTCGGACACCCGGGCCTACTTCCGCGGCCGGGCGCTGGAGAAGTACGCGACCTCGATCGCGGCGGCTTCGTGGGATTCGGTCATCTTCGACGTGGGCAAGGAGTCGCTGGTGCGGATCCCGACCCTCGAGCCGCTGCGGGGGACGAAGGCGCACGTCGGCAAGTTGCTGGACAACGCGGCGACGGCGGAGGAGCTGGTGGAGGCGCTCACCGGTTCGGACTAGGCGGTTGGCACACCGATCGCGGCGTAGCCCCGAATGTCGGGGTCGCTGGGTAGGCTAGGAAACATCAGCCACACCGGGAGGCGAGATGGCCCAGGAAAAGATCGAAAAGCACGGCGGTGGTGACTCCGACGAGGAGTTCGAGGACACCGGCGCGGCGGGTCAGGAGCGGCGCGAGAAGCTCGGCGAGGACGTGGACACGATCCTCGACGAGATCGACGACGTGCTCGAGGAGAACGCCGAGGACTTCGTCCGGGCCTACGTCCAGAAGGGCGGCGAGTAGCCGCCCCGGGCACCGCGCCCCCGCCGACCGTTCAGCAGGCGGCCGGGGCTCCGCGTGACGGCTGGCCGCACGCGGGGCTCCGGCCCGCACAGATGGGATTTTTGAGCACGTATGGACAACACCAGGGGCATCTCGGGTCCCGCCCTGCCTGCGGCGTACTTCTCCTCGGCGACGTCGTCGTTTTCGGACTTCCTGCGCGTGCAGGCGCCGGAGCTGCTGCCCGAGCGGCGCGTGGCGCCGGGCGCGGCCGAGCTGGGCATCCCGCACGGGACGACGATCGTCGCGTGCACGTTCGCCGGCGGTGTGCTGATCGCGGGTGACCGGCGGGCGACGTCGGGGAACCTGATCGCGAGCCGCGACATCGAGAAGGTGCACGTCACCGACGAGTACTCGGCGGTCGGCATCGCGGGCACGGCGGGGCTGGCCGTGGAGATGGTGCGGCTGTACGCGGTCGAGCTGGCGCACTACGAGAAGATCGAGGGTGTTTCGCTGTCGCTGGACGGCAAGACGAACAAGCTGGCCGGCATGGTCAAGGCCAACCTCGAGATGGCGATGGCCGGGCTGGCGGCGATCCCGTTGTTCGTGGGCTACGACCTGGAGGCCGAGGACGCCAAGCACGCCGGCCGGATCGTGTCGTACGACGCCGCGGGCGGCCGCTACGAGGAGCACGGCGGCTACTCGAGCATCGGCTCGGGCTCCCTGTTCGCGAAGTCGGCGCTGAAGAAGCTGCACGACCCGGACGCCGACGTCGAGGGCGCGGTGCGGGTCGCGGTCGAGGCCCTGTACGACGCGGCGGACGACGACACGGCCTCGGGTGGCCCGGACCTGGTGCGCCGGATCTTCCCGAGCGTGGTGACGATCACGGCGGAGCGCGGCGCGGTCCAGCTGTCGGAGTCGGAGACCGCGGCGGTGGCCGAGGCCGTGGTGGCGGGCCGGATCGAGCGCCAGCAGCGCCGGCTGTCCTGACGCGGGGCTGGGACCAGTGAACGTAGGAACACCGAAAGACCTGGAGCGCACACCGTGACGATGCCGTTGTATGCCTCTCCCGAGCAGCTGATGCGGGAGCGTTCCGAGCTGGCGCGCAAGGGCATCGCGCGCGGCCGGAGCGTGGTGGTGCTGAAGTACTCGGGTGGCGTGCTGTTCGTGGCGGAGAACCCGTCGGCGACGTTGCACAAGGTTTCCGAGATCTACGACCGCATCGGTTTCGCCGCGGTCGGGCGCTACAGCGAGTTCGAGAACCTGCGCGTGGCGGGCATCCGCCACGCGGACCTCAAGGGCTACCAGTACGACAGGCGTGACGTGAGCGCCCGCGCGCTGGCGAACGCGTACGCGGCGACGCTGGGCAGCATCTTCACCGAGCAGCTGAAGCCGTTCGAGGTGGAGGTGTGCGTCGCGGAGGTCGGCGCGAGCTCGGCGGAGGACCAGCTGTACCGCCTGACGTACGACGGTTCGATCTTCGACGAGCCGCAGTACGTGGTGATGGGCGGCCAGAACGAGAAGATCGCGGCCAAGCTGAAGGAGACGTTCGAGGACGGCCTGGACCTCCAGGCGGCCCTGGGCGTGGCGGTGGCGGCCCTGAGGGCACCGAGCCAGCCGGCCCCGGCCACGTCATCGGGCTCGTCGTCGTCCTCGTCGGCGAGCGCGTCCTCGAACGGCAACGGCGACGCGGACCCGATCAAGCTGGAGGTGGCGGTCCTGGACCGCGACCGCCCCCGCCGAGCATTCCGCAGGCTGACGGGAGCAGCACTGGACACCCTGCTGCCGGTCCCGGACCCCCAGGGCGAGGAGCCCGAGAGCAAGCCGGAAGCGGAGTAGAAAGCAGAACAGAAGCGGGGCGCGGCCAACACAAGGCCACGCCCCGCTTCTGCGTGCGGGAACCACACCCCGGCAGAACTGACTCAGGAAGCCGCGGGAGGCGTCCGGAACGTCTGATCGGCAAAGGCCAGCAGATACGGCAGAGTCGCCCGCGCGGTGTGCCAGGTGTGGTTGAACCC belongs to Amycolatopsis tolypomycina and includes:
- a CDS encoding NUDIX domain-containing protein, whose translation is MPGSDELVALYDQAGAVVGSTTRARVRAGALWHAAGVVLVRSGDGTAVYVHLRTPGKDVFPSTWDCWAGGMVAAGETPAECARRELAEELGVQGVEPVPLFTKVYDDGRNRCHNFAFEVRWDGPITHQAEEVVEGRWIPLDELRAWVDDPAPQLPFIPDGREGVREWFRRYG
- the dop gene encoding depupylase/deamidase Dop: MRRIMGTEVEYGISVPGDATANPVLTSTQVVLAYAAAADIPRARRARWDYEVESPLRDARGFDLTGPGGPGHDPDVEDLGAANVILTNGARLYVDHAHPEYSAPEVTNARDAVIWDKAGERVMEEAAMKAASVPGQPQLQLYKNNVDGKGASYGTHENYLMARSTPFTAVIAGLTPFFVSRQVVTGSGRVGIGQQSEEAGFQLSQRADYIEVEVGLETTLKRGIINTRDEPHADADKYRRLHVIIGDANMSEYSTYLKVGTTALVLDLIESGIRFDDLKLDEPVKAVHQISHDPTLKKQVALANGKKYTGLDLQFAYHEIASQNLERTGADEASKEVLRVWGEVLDALARDPQECADRLDWPAKLRLLEGYRQRDNLAWGAPRLRLVDLQYSDVRLAKGLYNRLVTRGSMKRLVTEEEVQAAVTTPPSDTRAYFRGRALEKYATSIAAASWDSVIFDVGKESLVRIPTLEPLRGTKAHVGKLLDNAATAEELVEALTGSD
- a CDS encoding ubiquitin-like protein Pup, yielding MAQEKIEKHGGGDSDEEFEDTGAAGQERREKLGEDVDTILDEIDDVLEENAEDFVRAYVQKGGE
- the prcB gene encoding proteasome subunit beta, whose amino-acid sequence is MDNTRGISGPALPAAYFSSATSSFSDFLRVQAPELLPERRVAPGAAELGIPHGTTIVACTFAGGVLIAGDRRATSGNLIASRDIEKVHVTDEYSAVGIAGTAGLAVEMVRLYAVELAHYEKIEGVSLSLDGKTNKLAGMVKANLEMAMAGLAAIPLFVGYDLEAEDAKHAGRIVSYDAAGGRYEEHGGYSSIGSGSLFAKSALKKLHDPDADVEGAVRVAVEALYDAADDDTASGGPDLVRRIFPSVVTITAERGAVQLSESETAAVAEAVVAGRIERQQRRLS
- the prcA gene encoding proteasome subunit alpha, which codes for MTMPLYASPEQLMRERSELARKGIARGRSVVVLKYSGGVLFVAENPSATLHKVSEIYDRIGFAAVGRYSEFENLRVAGIRHADLKGYQYDRRDVSARALANAYAATLGSIFTEQLKPFEVEVCVAEVGASSAEDQLYRLTYDGSIFDEPQYVVMGGQNEKIAAKLKETFEDGLDLQAALGVAVAALRAPSQPAPATSSGSSSSSSASASSNGNGDADPIKLEVAVLDRDRPRRAFRRLTGAALDTLLPVPDPQGEEPESKPEAE